The Kiritimatiellia bacterium genomic interval CGAGGATCGGGATTGCCTGATTGTGCGCGCCTGGAATATAGGCGCAAAAACGGTTGCGGCCAGGTTCGTTTTTGCGCGGAAAGTCAGACAGGCTTACCGCATCAATCTTGCGGAAAAGCGCTTGAAACGGCTCGCCCTGCAAACAAAGAACGTGGTCGCCATTCCCTGCAAACCCAAACAGATCGTCAGCATTGAAATTCATTTGTAATACCAGATCAAAAACATTTGACGGCTGGCGAATGTTTTTATATAACTACTGGAAACAGAAGTTCGCGGCAAAAGGAACTTTAAACAGGCAGGAGAAATTAAAATGATAGTCAGCACCAATCAATTGTTCAAACACGCTTACGGCAAATACGCCGTCGGCGCCTATAACATCAATAATCTTGAACAAACCATGGGTTTGTTCAAGGGCAATCTTGACAGCAAGGCGCCTTTTATAATCCAGATTTCCAAGGGCGCCCGCTCCTACACCGATAAAAGCATGTTGGAGGCCATTATCCGCGCGGCCGACAAGCTCTTCCCCAAGGCCGTCTTCGCCGTTCATCTTGACCATGGCGACGAAACAACGGCCATGGATTGCATCGCCAGCGGCTTCTACAGCTCGGTCATGATTGACGCCAGCATGAAGCCCTATGAAGAAAACATCGCCATAACCAAGCGCGTTGTCGCGGCCGCCCATGCCAAAAATATTTCCGTTGAAGCGGAACTGGGCCAGCTCGGCGGCGTGGAAGAGCATATCTCCGTCTCCGAAGACCAGGTCCACCTGACCGATCCGGCCCAGGCCGAGGATTTCGTGAAACGCTCCGGCTGCGACAGCCTGGCCTGCGCCATCGGCACCAGCCACGGCGCCTACAAGTTTGCCGGCAGCCAGGGCCTCCATTTTGAAATCATCGCCGACATCCAGAAACGCCTGCCCGGGTTCCCGCTCGTCATGCACGGTTCAAGCTCAGTCCCTAAGGACGAAGTGGACCGCATCAACGCCGCCGGCGGACAACTCAAGGGCGCCAGAGGCGTTGATGAAACACAATTCGCCAAGGCCGCCAAGCTCGGCGTAACCAAGGTCAACATTGACACCGACGGCCGCCTGGTCTGGTGCCGCGTTCACCGCGAACATTTCAAGGAACATCCGGAAAACTTTGACCTCCGTCCCCCGGGCAAAATTTTCATGGCCGAATTCGCGAAATATATCGCCCACAAAAATAACTGCCTGGGAAGCTCTGAACAGCTTGATTCGGTGCGGGAATTTCTGAAATAAGAATTAACCGCCCGCTTTGCTAGCGCGGAGAACGCGGAGATAGGAATGGTTTTTGTTTTTAACAAAAAAGAATGTTCTACCTCTGCAAACTCTGCGCCTCTGCGGCGAAAAAAATTCCATAATGAATCCTTCTGAATTGCTCGGCCGAACTTTCGCCTGCGAGTGCGGAAAAACTCATTCCGTCCCGATCCGCGAAATCATCTACTCCGAATCGGCCGTGCAAGATGCCGCCGGCGTTTTCAGCCGTTATTTCCGCGGCAAAACAACCGTAATCATCGCCGATCAGCGCACCTTCGCAGCCGCCGGGAAAGCGCTGAACGATGCGCTCGCCGCGCAGGGCTGGTACATCTCCAACCTGATCGTGCCCGACGGCAAAAACGGCAGGGAGCCGGTCTGCGACGACTTTACGCTTGATTACGTTCTCAACCGCCTGCCTAAATGCGATTTTTACATCGCCGCCGGCGCGGGCGTCATCAGCGACCTGACCAAATGGGCCGCCTGCAAAACCGGCAAACCCTATGCCGCGCTCGCCACCGCGGCCTCCATGAACGGCTATTCCTCGGCCAATATCGCCCCGACCGTCAAAGGCGTCAAACGGCTCATGGACGGCGTCTGCCCGCTGGTCATCATGGCGGTCCCTTCCGTCATCAACCAGGCGCCCTATAAACTCACCGCCGCCGGGCTCGGCGACGTGCTCGCCAAGCCGGTCAGTATCACGGACTGGCGCATGAGCAAGCTTTTGTTCGGCGAATATTTTTGTCCGCTCTGCGCGCGCATGATTTCCGAGATAGAGCCGGCCTACATGGACAATCCCGGCGGCATTCTGCAAAAAAAACCGGAAGCCATCGGCGCTTTGTTCAACGCCCTCGTTTATTCCGGCCTTTCCATGACCATCGCCGGCACTTCCTCGCCCTCTTCCGGCGGCGAGCACATGATCTCCCACGCCCTTGATTCAACCGCCCTCGCCCGGGGGTTAGGCCATGATTACCACGGCCGCCAGGTGGGTTTGGGAACCATCTTCGCCTGCGCGCTGTATGAGCGCATTTTGGCCCTGGAAGCCCCTCAATTTACCCTGCGGGCCGAACCGGTCAATGCCGCCTTCTGGCAGTCGCTGGCGCCGGTTGTGGAGGAGGAGTACGCCCGCAAAACAACGAAAGCGGCCAGGGCCGTTGAACAACTGAAAAAGAAAAACTGCTGGGATGAATTGCGCGCCCTCGCAAAACAATCAATCCGCACCCCCGCCGGGATCAGGGATTGCCTGAAAACGGCCGGCGCGGCTTATCGTATCGCCGATATCGGCTGCGATCGCGCCCGGTTCCTTGAAGCCGCGCTCAACTGCCACCAGATGCGCGAACGTTACACCGTGATTGACCTCGCCCGCGCCGTGGGCATTATGCCCAAGGCGGCCAATGAAATCATTGAGGAATATCTGGCTTAATAATCAATGTTTTGGAACTATTTTTTCATTTATTGCCGAGCAAAGCATTCTGAAATTGGCGGTGATGTAGTATCTTCTTTTCTTATCTCGATTTTCAATTTTGACGGGTAAACCGCCGACCGTATTTCAAAAATGATGGCGCTGAATTTATCAGCGCAATCCCGAATCGTGTACCACTATATCATGCCATAGGCAGATATCCGCCTGGCGGAAAAAACAAGAAAAGGATTCTCCGCCCCGGCGGATCCGCACAGGCGGAACCACGGAGACCCATGCTTCGCCCCAGCGCTTAGCAGGGCAGGCACGGAGAAGAAGAGGTTGCTTGAAATCAGTTTTGCCGAAGGCAAAACCAGATTTCAAGCAAGGCTTTAGCTCTGTGTCTCATTTTTCTCTGTGGTTGATTTCTCCGGGTTGCGGGCATAGCCCGCTTTGGTCACATCATTGACAGCGCGTCCACGTCAACCGCAATGCGCACTTGCGGCGGGCATTTCAACCCGCGCAAAACCTGCTTTATCTGCCCGGAAACCTCCGCCGCCGAAGGCGCACGGATGATGATCTGGAGGCGGTATTGGCCCCTGGCCATGCTGATCGGCGCCGGCATGGGACCGGAAAGAACGGCCGGGGGTTTTACCAGCGGTTTTAACCCGCCGGCTAATTGTTTCGCGGCCAGGGCGATCATTTCATCCGGCGCGCCTTCCAGGGTAATGCAGGTCAGATGGGCAAAGGGCGGATAAAAAAGCTCGCGGCGCGACTCAACTTCCTGGTCGCAAAACCCCTCGTAATCCATCCGGCGCGCGGCCTGTACCGCCGGGTGAAAGGGCGTAAAAGTCTGGACAATGACCTCGCCGGCAATATCTCCCCTGCCCGCCCGGCCGGAGACCTGAAGCAAAAGCTGAAACGTCCTTTCCGCGGCCCGGAAATCGGGCATATGCAGGCTGTGATCCGCGTAAATGACCCCCACCAGGGTCACGTTGGGAAAATGCAGGCCCTTGGCAATCATCTGGGTGCCGATCAGGATGTCTATCTTGCCGGTCTTGAAGTCACCGAGAATGTTCCGATGCGAATGTTTCGCGGTGGTGGTGTCGGCATCCATCCTTTGCGCGCGCGCCTTCGGGAAAAGCGAGTGCACGATTGATTCAATCCGCTGGGTGCCGATGCCGGAGAATTTCAAGGCAAAAGCGCCGCACTTGGCACATTTGTCCGGAACCTTTTCCGCCCGGCCGCAGATATGACAGCGCAATTCCTCGCCCGCGCGGTGATAGGTCAGCGCTACACTGCATTGAGCGCAAATCGCCACGAAACCGCAGGCCGGGCAAATGACCGAAGTGGCAAATCCGCGGCGGTTCAGGAACAGCATGGTCTGCTCGCGCCGTTCAAGCCTTTCGCGAATCGCCTCAACCAGCGGACGCGAAAACACGTTCACGCGGCCTTCGCGTTCCGCTTCCAGCCGCATGTCAATAATGTTCATGCGCGGCATTTTCTGCCGGTCAACGCGATGGTGAAGATGCGCGATCGCGTATTTGCCGATGCGCGCGTTATAAAACGATTCCAGCGCCGGCGTGGCCGAGCCAAGCAGGACCGGGCAGCGCTCAATTTCGCCGCGTTTTATCGCCACGTCCCGCGCATTGTATCGCGGGGCCTCACCCTGCTTGTAACTGGTTTCATGCTCCTCATCAACCACGATCAACCCCAGCCGCTCCACCGGCGCAAACAGCGCCGAGCGGGCGCCGACCACGATCCGCGCCTGGCCGTCATTGATCCGGTGCCACTCGTCGTGCCGCTCGCCGTCCGAAAGATGGCTGTGCAAGACCGCCACCTTGTCTCCGAAACGCCCGCAGAATCTTTCCACGGTCTGCGGCGTGAGCGCAATCTCGGGCACCAGCACGATCGCCCCCTTGCCCCGCTCAAGGACATGCCCGATGGCCTGCAGATAAACTTCTGTCTTGCCGCTGCCGGTTACGCCGTGCAGCAGAACCACCGGCGGCGAAAAAGTGTCAATTGATTTTTCAACCAAATCCAGGGCGGCGGCCTGCTCGGGAAAAAGATTCAGCGGCTGGGTCGGCAAAATGGTCTGGCCGGCGAACGGATCGCGCCGTAAATCCCGGCTGGCTATTTTTAAGACGCCCTTCTGTTCAAGGCTTTTGACCGCGCCCGGCCCCGCGCCGGAGCGCTCAAGCAGGTCGGTCAATAACACCTGCTTATCCGGTAGTAAAAGCTCAAGCGCGGCCGCCTGTTTGGGGGCGCGCGCGCGCAGTTTGACCAGGTCCAAGTCTCTTATTTTTCCGGGGACAACCGTTACCGTTTTTTGCTGAAGAAATTTCGCCTGCGGCCGCCGCACCGCGCAGGGCAGGAGCGAACGAATGGCCTGCTCAAAAGCGGAAGCGTAATAATCGCTGATCCAGCGCGCCAGCTTCAGGATATTATCTCCGAGCAGCGGCTTGCCCCCGACCAGGGCGGCAATTGCCTTCAGGTTTTTTATCTCGGAGCGATCAGCCAGGCCGATCACGTAACCGCGCGTGACTCTGTTTCCGAAAGGCACCAGGACCCGCGCGCCGACCCGCACCACGGAAACCAGCTCATCCGGGACAAGATAATCAAACTCC includes:
- a CDS encoding ketose-bisphosphate aldolase, encoding MIVSTNQLFKHAYGKYAVGAYNINNLEQTMGLFKGNLDSKAPFIIQISKGARSYTDKSMLEAIIRAADKLFPKAVFAVHLDHGDETTAMDCIASGFYSSVMIDASMKPYEENIAITKRVVAAAHAKNISVEAELGQLGGVEEHISVSEDQVHLTDPAQAEDFVKRSGCDSLACAIGTSHGAYKFAGSQGLHFEIIADIQKRLPGFPLVMHGSSSVPKDEVDRINAAGGQLKGARGVDETQFAKAAKLGVTKVNIDTDGRLVWCRVHREHFKEHPENFDLRPPGKIFMAEFAKYIAHKNNCLGSSEQLDSVREFLK
- a CDS encoding iron-containing alcohol dehydrogenase, with protein sequence MNPSELLGRTFACECGKTHSVPIREIIYSESAVQDAAGVFSRYFRGKTTVIIADQRTFAAAGKALNDALAAQGWYISNLIVPDGKNGREPVCDDFTLDYVLNRLPKCDFYIAAGAGVISDLTKWAACKTGKPYAALATAASMNGYSSANIAPTVKGVKRLMDGVCPLVIMAVPSVINQAPYKLTAAGLGDVLAKPVSITDWRMSKLLFGEYFCPLCARMISEIEPAYMDNPGGILQKKPEAIGALFNALVYSGLSMTIAGTSSPSSGGEHMISHALDSTALARGLGHDYHGRQVGLGTIFACALYERILALEAPQFTLRAEPVNAAFWQSLAPVVEEEYARKTTKAARAVEQLKKKNCWDELRALAKQSIRTPAGIRDCLKTAGAAYRIADIGCDRARFLEAALNCHQMRERYTVIDLARAVGIMPKAANEIIEEYLA
- the priA gene encoding primosomal protein N', with amino-acid sequence MQNIAKVAVEISLDREFDYLVPDELVSVVRVGARVLVPFGNRVTRGYVIGLADRSEIKNLKAIAALVGGKPLLGDNILKLARWISDYYASAFEQAIRSLLPCAVRRPQAKFLQQKTVTVVPGKIRDLDLVKLRARAPKQAAALELLLPDKQVLLTDLLERSGAGPGAVKSLEQKGVLKIASRDLRRDPFAGQTILPTQPLNLFPEQAAALDLVEKSIDTFSPPVVLLHGVTGSGKTEVYLQAIGHVLERGKGAIVLVPEIALTPQTVERFCGRFGDKVAVLHSHLSDGERHDEWHRINDGQARIVVGARSALFAPVERLGLIVVDEEHETSYKQGEAPRYNARDVAIKRGEIERCPVLLGSATPALESFYNARIGKYAIAHLHHRVDRQKMPRMNIIDMRLEAEREGRVNVFSRPLVEAIRERLERREQTMLFLNRRGFATSVICPACGFVAICAQCSVALTYHRAGEELRCHICGRAEKVPDKCAKCGAFALKFSGIGTQRIESIVHSLFPKARAQRMDADTTTAKHSHRNILGDFKTGKIDILIGTQMIAKGLHFPNVTLVGVIYADHSLHMPDFRAAERTFQLLLQVSGRAGRGDIAGEVIVQTFTPFHPAVQAARRMDYEGFCDQEVESRRELFYPPFAHLTCITLEGAPDEMIALAAKQLAGGLKPLVKPPAVLSGPMPAPISMARGQYRLQIIIRAPSAAEVSGQIKQVLRGLKCPPQVRIAVDVDALSMM